A single region of the Mycobacterium avium subsp. avium genome encodes:
- a CDS encoding NADP-dependent isocitrate dehydrogenase produces MSKPANTSKIKVKGRVVELDGDEMTRVIWKMIKENLILPYLDIDLDYYDLGIEHRDRTDDQVTIDAAYAIKKHGVGVKCATITPDEARVREFNLKRMWLSPNGTIRNILGGTIFREPIVISNVPRLVPGWSKPIVIGRHAFGDQYRSTNFKVDKPGTVAITFTPADGSEPIVHEMVSIPEDGGVVMGMYNFRESIRDFARASFKYGLNAKWPVYLSTKNTILKAYDGMFKDEFQRIYDEEFKEQFEAEGLTYEHRLIDDMVAACLKWEGGYVWACKNYDGDVQSDAIAQGYGSLGLMTSVLMTADGKTVEAEAAHGTVTRHFRQYQAGKPTSTNPIASIFAWTRGLAHRGKLDDTPEVIEFAQTLERVVVSTVESGKMTKDLAILIGPDQKWQQSEEFLNSIAENLRRELTN; encoded by the coding sequence ATGTCCAAGCCCGCCAACACGTCCAAGATCAAGGTCAAGGGCCGCGTCGTCGAGCTCGACGGTGACGAGATGACCCGGGTCATCTGGAAGATGATCAAGGAGAACTTGATCCTTCCCTACCTCGACATCGACCTGGACTACTACGACCTGGGCATCGAGCACCGCGACCGCACCGACGACCAGGTGACGATCGACGCGGCGTATGCCATCAAGAAGCACGGCGTGGGCGTCAAGTGCGCGACGATCACCCCCGACGAGGCGAGGGTCCGGGAGTTCAACCTCAAGAGGATGTGGCTGTCCCCGAACGGGACGATCCGGAACATCTTGGGCGGCACCATCTTCCGCGAGCCGATCGTGATATCCAATGTGCCGCGGCTGGTTCCGGGCTGGAGCAAGCCGATCGTCATCGGCCGCCACGCATTCGGCGACCAGTACCGGTCGACCAACTTCAAGGTGGACAAGCCGGGCACCGTCGCGATCACCTTCACTCCCGCCGACGGCAGCGAGCCGATCGTGCACGAGATGGTGTCCATCCCCGAGGACGGCGGGGTGGTGATGGGGATGTACAACTTCCGGGAGTCGATCCGCGACTTCGCCCGCGCGTCGTTCAAGTACGGCCTGAACGCCAAATGGCCGGTGTACCTGTCGACCAAGAACACCATCCTCAAGGCCTACGACGGCATGTTCAAGGACGAGTTCCAGCGCATCTACGACGAGGAATTCAAGGAGCAGTTCGAAGCGGAGGGGCTGACCTACGAACACCGGCTGATCGACGACATGGTGGCGGCCTGCCTCAAATGGGAGGGCGGCTACGTGTGGGCTTGCAAGAACTACGACGGCGACGTCCAATCCGACGCGATAGCACAGGGTTACGGCTCGCTGGGGCTGATGACCTCGGTGCTGATGACCGCCGACGGCAAAACGGTCGAGGCCGAGGCCGCGCACGGCACCGTCACCCGGCACTTCCGTCAGTACCAGGCCGGCAAGCCGACCTCGACCAACCCGATCGCCTCGATCTTCGCCTGGACGCGCGGGCTGGCGCACCGCGGCAAGCTGGACGACACCCCCGAGGTGATCGAGTTCGCGCAGACCCTGGAACGCGTCGTCGTCTCCACCGTGGAGAGCGGCAAGATGACCAAGGACCTCGCCATCCTGATCGGCCCCGACCAAAAGTGGCAGCAGAGCGAGGAATTCCTCAACTCGATCGCCGAGAACCTGCGGCGGGAGCTGACTAACTAG
- a CDS encoding NADP-dependent isocitrate dehydrogenase — MSAEKPTVIYTLTDEAPLLATYAFLPIVRAFAEPAGIEIKTSDISVAARILAEFPEHLTEEQRVPDNLAELGRLTKLADTNIIKLPNISASVPQLIAAVKELQGKGYKIPDFPQSPKTDEDREIRERYAKCLGSAVNPVLRQGNSDRRAPKAVKEYARKHPHHMAEWSPASRTHVATMKHGDFYHGEKSMTLDRARNVKMELETKSGKTIVLKPMVSLRTGDIIDSMFMSKKALVEFYEQQMQDAYETGVMFSLHVKATMMKVSHPIVFGHAVKVFYKEAFAKHQALFDELGVDVNNGLVDLYSKIESLPASLHDEIIRDLHACHEHRPELAMVDSAKGITNFHSPSDVIVDASMPAMIRAGGKMYGADGRQKDTKAVNPESTFSRIYQEIINFCKTHGAFDPATMGTVPNVGLMAQQAEEYGSHDKTFEIPEDGVANIVDLDTGEVLLTQNVETGDIWRMPIVRDEPIRDWVKLAVTRARNSGMTAVFWLDTERPHEVELCKKVKEYLKEHDTEGLHIQIMPQVWAMRYTLERAMRGQDTIAVTGNILRDYLTDLFPILELGTSAKMLSIVPLMSGGGMYETGAGGSAPKHVHQLVEENHLRWDSLGEFLALGACFEDIGIKTGNQRAKLLGKTLDAAIGKLLENNKSPSRKTGELDNRGSQFYLALYWAQELAAQNDDDELRRHFAALAESLGENEQRIVEELAEVQGRPVDIGGYYQPDSEKTTAVMRPSKTFNEALAASQR; from the coding sequence GTGAGCGCCGAGAAGCCGACCGTCATCTACACGCTGACCGACGAGGCGCCGCTGCTGGCGACCTACGCGTTCCTGCCGATCGTGCGGGCCTTCGCCGAACCGGCGGGCATCGAGATCAAGACCAGCGACATCTCGGTCGCGGCCCGCATCCTGGCCGAGTTCCCCGAGCACCTGACCGAAGAGCAGCGGGTGCCGGACAACCTGGCCGAGCTGGGCCGGCTGACCAAGCTGGCCGACACCAACATCATCAAGCTGCCCAACATCAGCGCCTCGGTGCCCCAGCTGATCGCCGCCGTCAAGGAGCTGCAGGGCAAGGGATACAAGATCCCCGACTTCCCGCAGAGCCCGAAGACCGACGAGGACCGCGAGATCCGCGAGCGCTACGCCAAGTGCCTGGGCAGTGCGGTCAATCCCGTTCTGCGGCAAGGCAACTCGGACCGTCGCGCACCCAAGGCGGTCAAGGAGTACGCCCGCAAGCACCCGCACCACATGGCGGAGTGGTCGCCGGCCTCGCGCACCCACGTCGCGACCATGAAGCACGGCGACTTCTACCACGGCGAGAAGTCGATGACGCTGGACCGCGCCCGCAACGTCAAGATGGAGCTGGAGACCAAGAGCGGCAAGACGATCGTGCTCAAGCCGATGGTCTCGCTGCGCACCGGCGACATCATCGACTCGATGTTCATGAGCAAGAAGGCCCTGGTCGAGTTCTACGAGCAGCAGATGCAGGACGCCTACGAGACCGGCGTGATGTTCTCGCTGCACGTCAAGGCGACCATGATGAAGGTCAGCCACCCGATCGTCTTCGGGCACGCGGTAAAGGTCTTCTACAAGGAGGCCTTCGCCAAGCATCAGGCGCTGTTCGACGAGCTCGGCGTCGACGTCAACAACGGGCTGGTCGACCTGTACAGCAAGATCGAGTCGCTGCCGGCGTCGCTGCACGACGAGATCATCCGCGACCTGCACGCCTGCCACGAGCACCGGCCCGAGCTGGCCATGGTCGATTCGGCCAAGGGCATCACCAACTTTCACTCGCCCAGCGACGTGATCGTGGACGCGTCCATGCCGGCGATGATCCGCGCCGGCGGCAAGATGTACGGCGCCGACGGGCGGCAGAAGGACACCAAGGCCGTCAACCCCGAGTCCACCTTTTCCCGGATCTACCAGGAGATCATCAACTTCTGCAAAACCCACGGCGCGTTCGACCCGGCGACCATGGGCACGGTGCCCAATGTCGGGCTGATGGCGCAGCAGGCCGAGGAATACGGTTCGCACGACAAGACATTCGAGATCCCCGAGGACGGCGTCGCCAACATCGTCGACCTGGACACGGGGGAGGTCCTGCTGACCCAGAACGTCGAGACCGGCGACATCTGGCGGATGCCGATCGTGCGCGACGAACCGATCCGGGACTGGGTCAAGCTGGCCGTCACCCGGGCCCGCAACTCGGGGATGACGGCGGTGTTCTGGCTGGACACCGAACGCCCGCACGAGGTCGAGCTGTGCAAGAAGGTCAAGGAATACCTCAAGGAGCACGACACCGAGGGCCTGCACATCCAGATCATGCCGCAGGTGTGGGCCATGCGGTACACCCTGGAACGGGCCATGCGCGGCCAGGACACCATCGCCGTCACCGGAAACATCCTGCGCGACTACCTCACCGACCTGTTCCCCATCCTGGAGCTGGGCACCAGCGCCAAGATGCTGTCCATCGTGCCGTTGATGTCCGGCGGCGGCATGTATGAGACCGGAGCCGGCGGGTCGGCGCCCAAGCATGTGCACCAGCTCGTCGAGGAGAACCATCTGCGCTGGGACTCCCTCGGTGAATTCCTGGCTCTGGGAGCGTGTTTCGAAGACATCGGCATCAAGACCGGTAACCAGCGGGCCAAGCTGCTGGGCAAGACGCTGGATGCCGCCATCGGAAAGCTGTTGGAGAACAACAAGAGTCCGTCGCGCAAGACCGGAGAGCTCGACAACCGGGGCAGCCAGTTCTACCTGGCGCTGTACTGGGCCCAAGAGCTCGCCGCGCAAAACGACGACGACGAGCTGCGCCGGCATTTCGCCGCGCTGGCCGAGTCGTTAGGCGAAAACGAGCAGCGGATCGTCGAGGAGCTCGCCGAGGTGCAGGGCCGGCCGGTCGACATCGGCGGCTACTACCAGCCCGACAGCGAGAAGACCACCGCCGTGATGCGGCCGAGCAAGACGTTCAACGAGGCGCTGGCCGCGTCGCAGCGCTGA
- a CDS encoding bifunctional o-acetylhomoserine/o-acetylserine sulfhydrylase → MSSENTDHDTDPSAHWSFETKQVHAGQHPDSATNARALPIYQTTSYTFDDTTHAAALFGLEVPGNIYTRIGNPTTDVVEQRIAALEGGVAALFLSSGQAAETFAILNLASAGDHIVSSPRLYGGTYNLFHYSLAKLGIEVSFVEDPDDLDSWQAAVRPNTKAFFAETISNPQIDILDIPGVSGVAHANGVPLIVDNTIATPYLIQPFAHGADIVVHSATKYLGGHGSAIAGVIVDGGTFDWTQGRFPGFTTPDPSYHGVVFAELGPPAYALKARVQLLRDLGSAAAPFNAFLVAQGIETLSLRMERHVANAQRVAEFLASHDGVLSVNYAGLPGSPWHERAKKLAPKGTGAVLSFELAGGVEAGKAFVNALKLHSHVANIGDVRSLVIHPASTTHAQLSPAEQLSTGVSPGLVRLAVGIEGIDDILADLELGFAAAAKFGANAGTSGADPHAVAAF, encoded by the coding sequence GTGAGCTCCGAGAACACCGATCACGACACCGACCCCAGCGCGCACTGGTCGTTCGAGACCAAGCAGGTGCACGCCGGCCAGCACCCCGACTCGGCCACCAACGCCCGGGCCCTGCCGATCTACCAGACCACGTCGTACACCTTCGACGACACCACCCACGCCGCCGCCCTGTTCGGGCTGGAGGTGCCGGGCAACATCTACACCCGGATCGGCAACCCGACCACCGACGTCGTCGAGCAGCGCATCGCCGCGCTGGAGGGCGGGGTGGCGGCGCTGTTTCTGAGCTCCGGGCAGGCCGCTGAGACTTTCGCCATATTGAACCTGGCAAGTGCCGGAGATCACATCGTCTCCAGCCCGCGGCTCTACGGCGGCACCTACAACCTGTTCCACTATTCGCTGGCCAAGCTCGGTATCGAGGTCAGCTTCGTGGAGGATCCCGACGACCTGGATTCCTGGCAGGCCGCGGTCCGGCCGAACACCAAGGCGTTCTTCGCCGAGACCATCTCCAACCCGCAGATCGACATCCTGGACATCCCCGGCGTCTCGGGCGTCGCCCACGCCAACGGCGTGCCGCTGATCGTCGACAACACCATCGCCACGCCGTACCTGATCCAGCCGTTCGCGCACGGCGCCGACATCGTGGTGCACTCGGCCACCAAGTACCTCGGCGGTCACGGCTCGGCGATCGCCGGCGTGATCGTCGACGGCGGCACCTTCGACTGGACGCAGGGCCGGTTCCCGGGCTTCACCACCCCCGACCCGAGCTACCACGGCGTGGTGTTCGCGGAGCTGGGCCCGCCGGCGTACGCGCTCAAGGCCCGCGTGCAGTTGCTGCGCGACCTCGGTTCGGCCGCGGCGCCGTTCAACGCGTTCCTGGTCGCCCAGGGCATCGAGACGCTGAGCCTGCGCATGGAGCGGCACGTCGCCAACGCGCAGCGGGTGGCCGAGTTCCTGGCCTCTCATGACGGCGTGCTGTCGGTGAACTACGCGGGACTGCCCGGCTCGCCGTGGCACGAGCGGGCAAAGAAGCTGGCGCCCAAGGGAACCGGGGCGGTGCTGTCGTTCGAGTTGGCCGGCGGGGTGGAGGCCGGCAAGGCGTTCGTGAACGCGCTGAAGCTGCACAGCCACGTCGCCAACATCGGCGACGTCCGCTCGCTGGTCATTCACCCGGCCTCGACCACGCACGCCCAGCTGTCCCCGGCCGAGCAGCTGAGCACCGGGGTCAGCCCGGGGCTGGTGCGGCTGGCGGTCGGCATCGAGGGAATCGACGACATCCTGGCCGACCTGGAGCTCGGCTTCGCCGCGGCCGCCAAATTCGGTGCGAACGCGGGCACCTCCGGCGCCGACCCGCACGCCGTGGCGGCGTTCTGA
- the metX gene encoding homoserine O-acetyltransferase MetX has product MTIPDVPTQTLPDEGEIGFVHIGSLTTEAGAVIDDVHIAVQRWGELSPTRDNVVVVLHALTGDSHVTGPAGPGHPTGGWWDEMVGPGAPIDTDRWCAVATNVLGGCRGSTGPSSRTRDGKPWGSRFPRISIRDQVEADIAALAALGIDEVAAVVGGSMGGARALEWIVGHPSRVRAGLLLAVGARATADQIGTQCTQIAAIKSDPNWQGGDYHDTGRTPDAGLAIARRFAHLTYRGEVELDTRFGNDAQLDEDPANGGRYAVQSYLEYQGVKLVERFDAGSYVVLTEALNSHDVGRARGGVRKALRSCPVPVVVGGITSDRLYPLRLQQELAEQLPGCAELQVVDSICGHDGFLVESEAVGEMIRKTLLLAGSQSAGPGGAGPGSRKGTTRR; this is encoded by the coding sequence ATGACCATCCCCGACGTTCCCACCCAGACGCTGCCCGACGAAGGCGAAATCGGCTTCGTCCACATCGGCTCGCTGACCACTGAGGCCGGCGCGGTGATCGACGACGTGCACATCGCCGTGCAGCGCTGGGGCGAGTTGTCGCCGACGCGGGACAACGTGGTGGTGGTGCTGCACGCGCTGACCGGTGACTCACATGTCACCGGGCCGGCCGGGCCCGGGCATCCCACCGGCGGCTGGTGGGACGAGATGGTCGGGCCGGGCGCGCCGATCGACACCGACCGCTGGTGCGCGGTGGCCACCAACGTGCTGGGGGGTTGCCGCGGTTCCACCGGCCCGAGCTCGCGGACCCGCGACGGAAAGCCTTGGGGCTCAAGGTTTCCCCGGATCTCGATTCGCGACCAGGTGGAGGCCGACATCGCGGCGCTGGCCGCGCTGGGCATCGACGAGGTGGCCGCCGTGGTGGGTGGATCCATGGGCGGCGCAAGGGCTTTGGAATGGATCGTCGGTCACCCGAGCCGGGTGCGGGCGGGGCTGCTGCTGGCGGTGGGCGCGCGCGCGACCGCCGATCAGATCGGCACCCAGTGCACCCAGATCGCGGCGATCAAATCCGATCCGAATTGGCAGGGCGGCGATTATCACGACACCGGGCGCACGCCCGACGCCGGGCTGGCGATCGCGCGGCGCTTCGCGCATCTGACCTACCGCGGCGAGGTCGAGCTCGACACCCGGTTCGGCAACGACGCGCAGCTCGACGAGGATCCCGCCAACGGCGGCCGGTACGCGGTGCAGAGTTATCTGGAGTACCAGGGCGTCAAGTTGGTGGAGCGGTTCGACGCGGGCAGCTACGTGGTGTTGACCGAGGCGCTGAACAGTCACGACGTCGGCCGGGCCCGCGGCGGGGTGCGCAAGGCGTTGCGCAGCTGCCCGGTGCCGGTGGTGGTGGGCGGCATTACGTCGGACCGGCTGTACCCGCTGCGTCTGCAGCAGGAGCTGGCCGAGCAGCTGCCGGGCTGCGCCGAGCTGCAGGTCGTCGACTCCATCTGCGGGCACGACGGGTTCCTGGTGGAGTCCGAGGCGGTCGGCGAAATGATCCGCAAGACACTGCTGTTGGCCGGTTCGCAGAGCGCCGGCCCGGGCGGTGCCGGCCCGGGGAGCAGGAAAGGCACGACCCGCCGGTGA
- a CDS encoding class I SAM-dependent methyltransferase, translating to MTRSRHDRSLSFGSAAAAYERGRPSYPPEAIDWLLPVGARQVLDLGAGTGKLTTRLVERGLDVVAVDPIPDMLEVLRSSLPETRALLGTAEEIPLEDNSVDVVLVAQAWHWVDPERAIPEVARVLRPGGRLGLVWNTRDERLGWVRELGRIIGSDGDGRTHVVLPEPFTDLAHHEVEWTNYLTPQALIDLVASRSYCITSPTEVRTRTLDQVRHLLATHPALANSTGLALPYVTRCTRATLAG from the coding sequence GTGACCCGCTCGCGCCACGACCGCTCCCTCTCGTTCGGCTCGGCGGCCGCAGCCTACGAGCGTGGGCGGCCCTCCTATCCGCCGGAGGCGATCGACTGGCTGCTGCCGGTCGGCGCGCGTCAGGTGCTCGACCTCGGCGCGGGCACCGGCAAGCTGACCACTCGGCTGGTGGAACGCGGCCTGGACGTGGTGGCCGTCGACCCGATTCCGGACATGCTGGAGGTGTTGCGGAGCTCGCTGCCCGAGACCCGGGCGCTGCTGGGCACCGCCGAAGAAATCCCGTTGGAAGACAACAGCGTTGACGTGGTGTTGGTGGCGCAGGCCTGGCATTGGGTGGATCCGGAGCGGGCGATTCCGGAGGTGGCCCGGGTGCTGCGGCCCGGCGGGCGGCTCGGCCTGGTGTGGAACACCCGCGACGAGCGGCTGGGCTGGGTGCGCGAACTGGGCCGCATCATCGGAAGCGACGGCGACGGCCGCACCCACGTGGTGCTGCCCGAGCCGTTCACCGACCTGGCGCACCATGAGGTCGAGTGGACGAATTACCTTACGCCGCAAGCATTGATCGACCTGGTGGCGTCGCGCAGCTACTGCATCACCTCGCCGACCGAGGTGCGCACCCGAACCCTGGACCAGGTCCGCCACCTGCTGGCCACGCATCCGGCGCTGGCGAATTCGACCGGCCTGGCGCTGCCCTATGTCACCCGGTGCACCCGGGCGACGCTGGCCGGCTGA
- a CDS encoding HNH endonuclease signature motif containing protein, producing MSSDREAVSAAFDAIDAALDDLLDCDYAALATREKLALLTRCEELRRRLPAVEHPLINALARDASPAELGGRLSHAIAEATLISRAEAARRVHTAADLSPRVGLTGEPLPPLLAATAARQREGSLGPEQVAVIRKFCHQLPGWIDQATRERAETDLAREGTRYRPEHLAALAGTLADCLNPDGLYRDEDRARRRSLTLGNQHADGMSELRGLLTPELRATLEAVLAKLAAPGMCNPLDENPCVDGTPTEQAIDGDTRSAAQRNHDGLLAGLRALLASGNLGQHNGLPASIIVTTTLADLETAAGRGLTGGGTLLPMSDVIRLSRHAHHYLAIFDHGKALALYHTKRLASPAQRIVLYAKDRGCTAPGCTVPGYYAEVHHCTDYATCHTTNINDLTFACGPHHRLLQPGAWTTHKNTRGETQWLPPPHLDRNQPRTNTFHHPEKLLRGENGGEDDDGDDDGDEPD from the coding sequence ATGAGTAGTGATCGGGAGGCGGTGTCGGCGGCGTTCGACGCCATCGATGCCGCCTTGGACGATCTGCTCGACTGCGACTACGCCGCGTTGGCCACGCGCGAGAAGTTGGCGTTGCTGACCCGCTGCGAGGAACTGCGCCGGCGGCTGCCCGCGGTCGAGCATCCACTGATCAACGCGCTGGCCCGCGACGCCAGCCCGGCGGAGTTGGGTGGCCGGCTTTCGCACGCGATCGCCGAGGCCACCCTGATCAGCCGCGCCGAGGCCGCCCGGCGGGTACACACCGCCGCCGACCTGAGCCCCCGCGTCGGGCTGACCGGGGAACCGTTGCCGCCGCTGCTGGCGGCCACCGCCGCGCGGCAACGAGAGGGGTCGTTGGGTCCCGAGCAGGTGGCCGTGATCCGTAAGTTCTGCCACCAGCTGCCCGGCTGGATCGACCAGGCAACCCGCGAGCGCGCCGAAACCGACCTGGCCAGGGAAGGCACCCGGTATCGGCCCGAACACCTCGCCGCGTTGGCCGGCACGCTGGCCGATTGCCTCAACCCCGACGGCCTCTACCGCGACGAAGACCGCGCCCGCCGCCGCAGCCTCACCCTCGGCAACCAACACGCCGACGGCATGTCCGAACTCCGCGGACTACTGACCCCCGAACTACGTGCCACCCTCGAAGCCGTGCTGGCCAAACTCGCCGCCCCCGGCATGTGCAACCCCCTCGACGAAAACCCGTGCGTGGACGGCACGCCTACCGAGCAGGCCATCGACGGGGACACCCGCTCGGCGGCCCAGCGCAACCACGATGGGCTGCTGGCCGGCCTGCGCGCCCTGCTGGCCTCAGGAAACCTCGGCCAACACAACGGGCTACCGGCCTCCATCATCGTCACCACCACCCTGGCCGACCTCGAAACCGCCGCCGGGCGGGGCCTCACCGGCGGGGGCACCCTGCTGCCCATGTCCGATGTGATCCGGCTATCCCGGCACGCCCACCACTACCTCGCGATCTTCGACCACGGCAAAGCCCTGGCCCTGTATCACACCAAACGCCTGGCCTCCCCCGCACAGCGCATCGTGTTATACGCCAAAGACCGCGGCTGCACCGCCCCCGGCTGCACCGTCCCCGGCTACTACGCCGAAGTGCACCACTGCACCGACTACGCCACCTGCCACACCACCAACATCAACGACCTGACCTTCGCCTGCGGACCCCACCACCGCCTCCTGCAACCCGGCGCCTGGACCACCCACAAAAACACACGCGGCGAAACCCAATGGCTCCCACCACCCCACCTAGACCGAAACCAACCCCGCACCAACACCTTCCACCACCCCGAAAAACTCCTCCGCGGGGAGAACGGGGGTGAAGACGACGACGGCGACGACGACGGGGACGAACCCGATTGA
- a CDS encoding IS110 family transposase produces MCVELILGIDVACRAAHQASLARPDGTYVWTGRKFFTRPADLEKLWKVIGLSEQDTVRVVMEPTRNAWVPLASWFRHHGARISMVPTTQSADLRAYYSKHTKNDHLDSKLLARLPLLHPEGLRDHSGDGPGEPLRRLVKIRSSIVKRRTAVFQRLDAQLELLGPAWYDALGSNYGKAALALLARYADPHSLIRLGHARLTRFLIRHSRGAWREPHATLLLTAAQESLQLWGSGANARIDFAELAADIATEAEQAQMLTEQIDDLDERAANLYAEADPRGIIASAPGVGPVTCAVIAGRIGDPHRFHSLAAIRAYSGLVPKVNQSGQAEQRHGLTKAGDPLLREALFAAADQARKSDPQLAAKYKRLMSTERHHDSAICHIATILLTRIATCWRAGAHYVLRDTDGRPITFEEGRRIVRAHHTVDKKTRINAASKRYSQRQKGRTGREQQESLRAPIHRPVHPSIKPTEVA; encoded by the coding sequence ATGTGCGTGGAACTGATTTTGGGTATCGACGTGGCGTGCCGGGCTGCTCATCAAGCATCGCTGGCCCGTCCCGATGGGACGTATGTGTGGACCGGACGAAAGTTCTTCACCCGGCCCGCCGACCTCGAAAAGCTCTGGAAAGTAATCGGACTCAGCGAGCAAGACACCGTGCGGGTGGTGATGGAGCCCACCCGCAACGCATGGGTTCCGCTGGCATCCTGGTTTCGTCATCACGGCGCCCGGATCTCGATGGTGCCCACCACCCAGTCAGCAGACCTGCGCGCCTACTACTCCAAGCACACCAAAAATGACCATCTGGACTCCAAGCTGTTGGCCCGGTTGCCCTTGCTGCATCCAGAGGGGCTGCGTGACCACAGCGGCGACGGGCCCGGCGAACCGCTGCGGCGCCTGGTCAAGATCCGCTCCTCGATCGTCAAGCGCCGCACCGCAGTCTTCCAGCGCCTTGACGCCCAGCTCGAGCTCCTCGGTCCAGCCTGGTACGACGCGCTGGGATCCAACTATGGCAAGGCCGCGCTGGCACTGCTGGCCCGCTACGCCGACCCGCACAGCCTGATCCGTCTCGGCCATGCCCGCCTGACCCGCTTCCTGATCCGCCACTCCCGCGGCGCCTGGCGCGAACCACACGCCACCCTGCTGTTGACCGCCGCCCAAGAATCGCTGCAGCTATGGGGATCTGGCGCTAATGCCCGCATCGACTTCGCCGAACTGGCCGCCGACATCGCTACCGAAGCCGAGCAAGCCCAGATGCTCACCGAGCAGATCGACGACCTCGACGAGCGCGCCGCCAACCTCTACGCCGAGGCCGACCCGCGCGGCATCATCGCCTCAGCACCCGGCGTCGGGCCCGTCACCTGTGCGGTCATCGCCGGCCGCATCGGCGACCCGCACCGGTTCCACTCCCTAGCCGCCATCCGCGCCTACTCCGGCCTCGTCCCCAAGGTCAACCAGTCCGGACAAGCAGAACAGCGCCACGGACTCACCAAAGCCGGTGACCCGCTGCTGCGCGAAGCCCTCTTCGCCGCCGCTGACCAAGCCCGCAAGAGCGACCCGCAACTGGCCGCGAAATACAAACGCCTGATGAGCACCGAGCGCCACCACGATTCGGCGATCTGCCACATTGCCACCATCCTGCTCACCCGCATCGCCACCTGCTGGCGCGCCGGAGCGCACTACGTGCTGCGCGACACCGACGGACGACCCATCACCTTCGAAGAAGGACGCCGCATCGTCCGCGCCCACCACACCGTCGACAAGAAGACTCGCATCAACGCTGCCTCCAAGCGCTACTCCCAGCGCCAAAAAGGCAGGACGGGCCGGGAACAACAGGAGTCGCTACGCGCTCCAATTCACCGGCCCGTCCACCCCAGCATAAAACCCACCGAAGTAGCTTGA
- a CDS encoding DUF732 domain-containing protein: MKALARTHQWIWVLRHQPFTIRLLAAAAGLLTVASAFAAPAGAEGNGDDFIDALNHAGIDFGEPGNAMAVGESVCPMLSQPGGNFAAVASSVAGRGMSPTMARMFTTIAIQTYCPQEMANIASGNLSGAMPQVPGMPGQLPAMADQIPGMAGQTGQLPTMPGQLPSF, encoded by the coding sequence GTGAAGGCACTTGCACGAACTCATCAATGGATCTGGGTTTTGCGCCACCAGCCCTTCACCATTCGGCTGCTGGCCGCGGCCGCCGGCCTGCTCACGGTGGCGTCGGCGTTCGCGGCGCCGGCCGGGGCGGAGGGAAACGGCGACGACTTCATCGACGCGCTCAACCACGCCGGCATCGACTTCGGCGAACCGGGAAACGCGATGGCCGTCGGCGAGTCGGTCTGCCCGATGCTGTCGCAGCCGGGCGGCAATTTCGCCGCGGTGGCATCCAGCGTCGCCGGCCGGGGCATGTCCCCCACGATGGCCCGCATGTTCACCACCATCGCGATCCAGACGTACTGCCCCCAGGAGATGGCGAACATCGCCAGCGGCAACCTGTCCGGCGCCATGCCGCAGGTTCCGGGAATGCCCGGGCAGCTTCCCGCGATGGCCGACCAGATCCCGGGCATGGCGGGCCAGACGGGCCAACTGCCGACGATGCCCGGCCAGCTGCCGAGCTTCTGA
- a CDS encoding DUF3017 domain-containing protein, producing MTARTLMRAQWPILLVGLIFAVALALVGANFWRRGSLLLGIGVGVAALLRLVLSEERAGLLVVRGKGIDFVTTAMVGAAMVYIAWTIDPLGTG from the coding sequence ATGACCGCACGCACCCTGATGCGGGCTCAGTGGCCGATTCTGTTGGTGGGCTTGATCTTTGCGGTGGCGCTGGCCTTGGTGGGTGCCAACTTCTGGCGCCGCGGTTCACTGCTGCTAGGCATCGGGGTGGGGGTGGCGGCGCTGCTGCGGCTGGTGCTGTCCGAGGAGCGTGCCGGGCTGCTGGTGGTGCGCGGCAAGGGAATCGACTTCGTCACCACCGCGATGGTCGGGGCGGCGATGGTCTACATCGCCTGGACCATCGACCCGCTGGGCACCGGCTGA